A single window of Paracoccus albus DNA harbors:
- a CDS encoding DNA polymerase III subunit delta', with product MSDETPEADRVPGAAHPRHAGAVIGHDEAAGTFLSAAGASRLHHAWLITGPRGIGKATLAWSITRWLLADGEPGSLQVAPDNPVSRRVAALSEPRLHLVRRAFDEKTGRLKAEITVDDIRGLLSFFHMSAAEGGRRVAIVDAADEMNGAAANALLKVLEEPPAGGVILLIAHQPARLLPTIRSRCRELRLSPLSPEDMADVLSRQGIDTDASALAALSGGSVGEALRLSGQDGLKVYAKLVNLFGTLPRFDRIKAREFADGAGGRATADGDPFDLRITLLDLFLTRLARAGLLGAPIPEAAAGEAELMARLCPDPDAARTWAGAQAELSARARAGRAVNLDPAALVMDMLIQLAGLAPAHAKA from the coding sequence ATGAGCGATGAAACCCCAGAAGCCGACCGCGTACCGGGTGCCGCACATCCCCGCCACGCTGGCGCTGTCATCGGCCATGACGAGGCGGCTGGCACATTTCTTTCGGCTGCGGGGGCGTCGAGGCTGCACCATGCCTGGCTGATCACCGGCCCGCGCGGCATCGGCAAGGCGACACTCGCATGGTCAATCACAAGGTGGCTGCTTGCTGACGGGGAGCCCGGCAGCCTGCAAGTCGCACCCGACAACCCCGTTTCACGCCGCGTTGCCGCCCTGTCGGAGCCGCGCCTGCACCTTGTTCGCCGTGCCTTTGATGAAAAGACCGGTCGGCTGAAAGCAGAGATCACGGTTGATGACATCCGCGGCCTGCTGTCGTTCTTCCACATGAGTGCCGCCGAAGGGGGGCGGCGCGTGGCAATCGTGGATGCCGCGGACGAGATGAACGGTGCCGCCGCCAACGCATTGCTGAAGGTGCTGGAGGAGCCACCAGCCGGTGGTGTCATCCTGCTGATTGCCCATCAGCCGGCGCGATTGCTGCCGACGATCAGATCCCGCTGCCGGGAATTGCGCCTGTCACCACTTTCGCCCGAGGATATGGCGGATGTTCTGTCGCGGCAGGGCATTGATACCGATGCCTCGGCTCTCGCCGCGCTTTCGGGCGGATCTGTGGGTGAAGCGCTGAGGCTTTCCGGGCAGGACGGGTTGAAGGTTTACGCCAAGCTCGTGAATTTGTTTGGCACGCTGCCCCGCTTTGACCGAATCAAGGCGCGAGAGTTTGCTGACGGCGCCGGTGGTCGCGCAACTGCGGATGGCGATCCTTTCGATCTGCGCATCACACTGCTTGACCTGTTTCTGACCCGCCTGGCCCGCGCGGGCCTGTTGGGCGCCCCAATCCCAGAGGCCGCCGCGGGCGAGGCAGAGCTGATGGCACGGCTTTGCCCGGACCCTGATGCGGCGCGCACCTGGGCAGGCGCACAGGCGGAACTGTCTGCGCGCGCACGCGCGGGGCGGGCGGTCAACCTTGACCCTGCCGCGCTTGTGATGGATATGCTGATCCAACTGGCCGGGCTGGCCCCGGCGCACGCGAAAGCCTGA
- a CDS encoding TatD family hydrolase, with amino-acid sequence MPFPEAGKAVQIVDSHCHLDFPDFDGERDALINRAREAGVGRMVTICTKLRQEPDVRAIAEAHEGVFYAAGTHPMSVAEEPMVSVEDLVALAAHPKMVGIGETGLDYHYTAESAAAQQESLRIHIEAARKTGLPLIIHARDADDDMARILTEEHQAGAYSCVMHCFSSGAALAQAALDLDFYLSMSGIAAFPRSTELRDIFGSAPIERILVETDSPYLAPPPHRGRRNEPAFVTRTGAVGADLFGLSYEEFAAQTSANFDRLFTKATA; translated from the coding sequence ATGCCATTTCCCGAAGCAGGCAAGGCAGTCCAGATCGTGGACAGCCATTGCCACCTTGATTTTCCCGATTTCGACGGCGAGCGCGACGCGCTGATCAACCGTGCCCGCGAAGCCGGTGTTGGCCGCATGGTGACGATCTGCACGAAACTGAGGCAGGAACCCGACGTGCGTGCCATTGCCGAAGCGCATGAGGGCGTGTTCTATGCCGCCGGAACCCATCCGATGAGCGTCGCGGAAGAGCCTATGGTCTCGGTCGAAGACCTGGTTGCTTTGGCTGCCCATCCCAAAATGGTCGGCATCGGCGAAACCGGGCTGGATTATCACTACACCGCCGAAAGTGCCGCCGCCCAGCAGGAATCCTTGCGCATCCATATCGAGGCCGCGCGGAAAACCGGCTTGCCGTTGATCATCCATGCCCGCGATGCTGATGATGATATGGCCCGTATCCTGACCGAAGAACATCAAGCAGGCGCTTATAGCTGCGTCATGCACTGTTTTTCATCGGGTGCGGCACTGGCACAGGCCGCGCTTGATCTGGACTTCTATCTTTCCATGTCGGGGATCGCCGCTTTCCCGCGCTCGACAGAGTTGCGTGATATCTTCGGGTCAGCACCGATTGAGCGTATTCTGGTTGAGACGGATTCGCCTTATCTCGCGCCCCCACCTCATCGTGGCAGACGGAATGAACCTGCTTTCGTGACCCGCACCGGCGCAGTGGGCGCAGACCTGTTCGGCCTGAGCTATGAAGAGTTCGCCGCGCAGACTTCGGCCAATTTCGACAGGTTGTTCACCAAGGCGACTGCATGA
- a CDS encoding MBL fold metallo-hydrolase, with product MIRVTVLGCGSSGGVPRIGQNWGACDPSNPKNRRRRCSILIERLGEGGMTQVLVDTGPDMVPQLLATDVTTLDAVIWTHAHADHVHGIDDLRQLAYNARARVQGFADAQTTAELRGRFHYIFETPPGSHYPPICDLHPLDGPIRVDGAGGEIGVTPFTVAHGEIVSLGLKIDTKGGGIVYLPDVQNIPEAAWDVIGTPEIFICDALRHDPHPSHAHLALTLDWLARSGAAKGVLTNMHIDLDYATLDSETPDNVTPAYDGMVLEAAI from the coding sequence ATGATCCGCGTCACCGTCCTGGGCTGCGGATCATCGGGGGGCGTGCCCCGGATCGGGCAGAACTGGGGCGCCTGTGACCCTTCGAACCCTAAGAACCGCCGCCGCCGGTGCTCGATCCTGATCGAGCGGTTGGGGGAAGGCGGCATGACGCAGGTTCTGGTAGACACCGGCCCGGACATGGTGCCGCAGCTTCTGGCCACGGATGTGACGACACTTGATGCGGTGATCTGGACCCATGCGCATGCCGATCATGTGCACGGTATCGACGACCTGCGCCAGCTTGCCTACAACGCGCGCGCCCGCGTGCAGGGCTTTGCTGATGCGCAGACGACGGCAGAACTGCGCGGTCGCTTCCACTATATTTTCGAAACGCCGCCGGGTTCTCATTATCCGCCGATATGTGACCTGCATCCACTTGACGGACCAATTCGCGTAGATGGCGCGGGCGGTGAGATCGGCGTGACCCCTTTCACCGTGGCGCATGGAGAGATCGTTTCCCTTGGCCTGAAGATTGACACGAAGGGCGGTGGGATCGTCTATCTACCCGATGTTCAGAACATTCCCGAAGCGGCTTGGGATGTCATCGGCACGCCAGAAATATTCATCTGTGATGCTTTGCGCCACGACCCCCATCCCAGCCACGCGCATCTGGCGCTGACGCTGGACTGGCTGGCGCGCTCAGGTGCCGCAAAGGGTGTCCTGACCAACATGCATATCGACCTCGACTATGCCACGCTTGACTCTGAAACGCCGGACAACGTCACGCCCGCATATGACGGCATGGTTCTGGAAGCCGCCATATGA
- a CDS encoding AEC family transporter: MSGLFDVVLPVFLVIGFGYLVTWRGLFSESAVDGVMRFAQNFAVPVLLFHSVSRLDLSAEFNVPMLLAFYIGAFASFTLGVMGARWMGRSPEDAVAIGFVCLFGNSLLLGVPITERAYGPGALAGNWAIISIHSPLLYTFGITVMEFTRARGQQLSLGRVAARALTGVLRTPLVIGILSGLVMNLLLQAGLTLPQGFWDGVDMMARAALPAALFALGGILFRYRPEGDTRVIIMCCTASLLVHPTLTYGLGRAFGLDIAPMRSAVMTAAMAPGVNAYLFSSIYGVAKRVAASTVLVGTAASVLTISVWLAILG, encoded by the coding sequence ATGAGCGGCTTGTTTGACGTTGTCCTGCCGGTCTTTCTGGTGATCGGCTTCGGCTATCTGGTCACATGGCGTGGCTTGTTCTCGGAATCCGCGGTCGATGGCGTCATGCGATTTGCCCAGAATTTCGCGGTGCCGGTGCTGCTGTTCCACTCTGTCTCAAGGCTGGATCTGTCGGCAGAGTTCAACGTGCCGATGCTGCTGGCTTTCTATATCGGTGCATTCGCCTCTTTCACGCTCGGCGTCATGGGAGCCCGCTGGATGGGTCGTTCGCCAGAAGATGCTGTTGCGATCGGGTTTGTCTGCCTGTTCGGCAATTCGCTTTTGCTCGGCGTGCCCATCACCGAACGCGCCTACGGACCCGGAGCGCTTGCCGGGAACTGGGCCATCATCTCGATCCACTCGCCATTACTTTATACGTTCGGAATCACGGTGATGGAGTTCACCCGCGCCCGCGGCCAGCAGCTTTCCCTCGGGCGGGTCGCTGCGCGCGCTCTGACCGGCGTGCTGCGCACACCGCTGGTCATCGGCATATTGTCAGGTCTTGTGATGAACCTGCTGCTTCAGGCAGGGCTGACACTGCCGCAAGGATTCTGGGACGGGGTTGATATGATGGCGCGGGCCGCCCTGCCCGCGGCCCTGTTTGCACTGGGTGGGATACTGTTCCGCTATCGGCCTGAAGGGGACACGCGCGTCATCATCATGTGCTGCACTGCCTCTCTGCTGGTTCATCCGACGCTGACCTATGGCTTGGGCCGTGCATTCGGACTGGACATCGCCCCGATGCGCTCTGCCGTTATGACCGCTGCCATGGCACCCGGCGTGAACGCGTATCTATTCTCGTCTATTTATGGTGTCGCCAAGCGCGTCGCGGCCTCGACCGTGCTGGTTGGCACGGCCGCTTCGGTTCTGACGATTTCGGTCTGGCTGGCGATTCTGGGTTAA
- a CDS encoding ABC transporter permease: MALPKYATPLERIWHWSYLVLCTLIFIFLIAPILIIIPLSFNTEPYFTFTQDMLALRPEGFSMRWYDSLMTFGMSQPDAPRGAAWFSDMWANSKWVNAAKNSVVIGVFSTILATVLGTLAALGLSRPEMPFRRLIMATLISPMIVPLIITATGLFFFYSSACVPQDSWAMAVFGPILSNSGCLANTYLGVILAHATLGIPFVIITVTATLVGFDQSLNRAAASLGANPRTTFFRVTMPLILPGVISGALFAFVTSFDEVVAVLFIAGPEQQTIPRQMWNGIREQISPAILAVATLLVVFSIALLTTVELLRRRSERIRGLSPG, encoded by the coding sequence ATGGCGCTTCCGAAATACGCGACACCGCTGGAACGGATCTGGCACTGGAGCTATCTGGTGCTGTGCACGCTGATCTTCATCTTCCTGATCGCGCCGATCCTGATCATCATCCCGCTCAGCTTCAACACAGAGCCGTATTTTACCTTCACGCAGGACATGCTGGCGCTGAGGCCTGAAGGCTTTTCGATGCGGTGGTATGACAGCCTGATGACCTTCGGCATGTCACAGCCCGATGCACCGCGCGGCGCGGCGTGGTTTTCGGATATGTGGGCCAATTCGAAATGGGTTAACGCGGCAAAGAACTCTGTCGTTATCGGCGTGTTCTCGACCATATTGGCGACCGTTCTGGGGACCCTTGCGGCACTTGGGCTGTCGCGACCGGAAATGCCGTTTCGCAGGCTGATCATGGCGACGCTGATTTCGCCGATGATCGTGCCGCTAATCATCACCGCAACGGGCCTGTTCTTCTTCTATTCATCCGCATGTGTGCCGCAGGATTCCTGGGCAATGGCGGTCTTCGGGCCGATCTTGTCGAACAGCGGCTGTCTTGCGAATACCTATCTGGGCGTCATCCTTGCCCATGCCACGCTGGGTATTCCCTTTGTCATCATCACCGTGACGGCGACGCTTGTCGGGTTCGACCAATCGCTGAACCGGGCCGCGGCCAGCCTTGGTGCCAACCCGCGAACCACCTTTTTCAGGGTCACAATGCCGCTGATCTTGCCGGGCGTCATTTCAGGCGCGCTGTTTGCCTTTGTGACGTCTTTCGACGAGGTCGTGGCTGTCCTGTTCATCGCAGGACCAGAGCAGCAGACAATTCCGCGCCAGATGTGGAATGGCATCCGAGAGCAGATCAGCCCCGCTATCCTCGCCGTGGCGACCTTGCTGGTGGTGTTTTCGATCGCGCTGCTGACCACGGTGGAATTGCTGCGCCGCCGGTCAGAGAGGATACGCGGGCTCAGTCCGGGTTAA
- a CDS encoding ABC transporter permease: protein MASPLDPHAAIVTEAGGVEGPLTTADGQPLKRALSRSSRKARWRAFLLVAPLLVFILVTFAMPIGQMLYRSVHNDGFAANMPQVSEWFAETEPGTTPDEAAFAALAADLQASAEARSIGIVGTRINYEMPGTRSLFTSTGRKVRRGIEPPYRDALLEIEDKWGDPELWASMRNSSTAYTDSFYLASLDRTRDAEGDIVQVNDNRRVYIMLFMRTLWLSVLVTFMTFLLGFPVAHLLAVLPLRKSNLLMILVLLPFWTSLLVRTTSWMVLLQQQGVVNDLLIWLGVIDNGGRLKMMYNQIGTIIAMTHILLPFMILPLYSVMRTINPSYVRAARSLGATSWTAFRRIYFPQTLPGLGAGALLVFILAVGYYITPALVGGASGQLISNMIAEHMTGTLNWSMAAALAAILLGGVLILYWVYDRLVGIDNLKLG from the coding sequence ATGGCATCACCACTTGATCCCCACGCGGCCATCGTCACTGAAGCCGGCGGCGTTGAAGGCCCGCTGACGACAGCAGACGGCCAGCCGCTGAAACGCGCCCTGTCGCGGTCATCGCGCAAGGCGCGGTGGCGGGCCTTTCTGCTGGTGGCGCCGCTTCTGGTCTTTATCCTTGTGACCTTCGCCATGCCCATCGGGCAGATGCTGTATCGTTCGGTCCATAATGACGGCTTCGCGGCGAATATGCCGCAGGTCAGCGAATGGTTCGCCGAAACCGAACCCGGCACGACGCCGGACGAGGCGGCATTTGCTGCGCTTGCCGCCGACCTTCAGGCCTCGGCAGAGGCACGCAGCATTGGTATCGTGGGCACACGGATCAATTACGAAATGCCCGGCACGCGCTCGCTTTTCACGTCGACCGGGCGCAAGGTCCGCAGAGGGATAGAGCCGCCCTATCGCGACGCGTTGCTGGAGATTGAAGACAAGTGGGGCGATCCGGAACTCTGGGCCTCGATGCGCAATTCCTCGACCGCTTACACCGACAGCTTTTACCTCGCCTCGCTGGACCGGACCCGTGATGCAGAGGGTGATATCGTTCAGGTGAACGACAACAGGCGTGTATATATCATGCTTTTCATGCGCACGCTTTGGCTGTCAGTGCTTGTGACGTTCATGACGTTCCTGCTGGGTTTTCCGGTTGCGCATCTTCTGGCGGTGCTGCCGCTGCGCAAATCGAACCTTCTGATGATCCTCGTGCTGCTGCCCTTCTGGACCTCGCTTCTCGTGCGGACGACAAGCTGGATGGTGCTGTTGCAACAGCAGGGCGTGGTGAATGATCTGCTGATCTGGCTGGGCGTCATCGACAATGGCGGCCGGCTGAAGATGATGTACAACCAGATCGGCACCATCATTGCGATGACGCATATTCTGCTGCCCTTCATGATCCTTCCGCTTTATTCGGTGATGCGCACGATCAACCCCAGCTATGTCCGTGCCGCCCGCAGTCTTGGCGCCACCAGCTGGACAGCTTTCCGCAGGATCTATTTCCCGCAGACACTGCCGGGACTGGGGGCGGGCGCGTTGCTCGTCTTTATCCTGGCTGTTGGCTATTACATCACGCCGGCACTTGTTGGCGGGGCGTCGGGGCAGCTTATCTCTAACATGATTGCTGAACATATGACCGGGACGCTGAACTGGTCGATGGCTGCCGCACTGGCCGCCATTCTGCTGGGCGGGGTGCTGATCCTTTACTGGGTTTACGACCGGCTGGTCGGAATCGACAATCTGAAACTGGGCTGA
- a CDS encoding ABC transporter substrate-binding protein, with protein MKKTLILTSALTSMASAATAQEVNLLSWGGAYGNSHLEAYAKPFTAETGIAVNIADADNPATPIKAMVEAGNVTSDVASVEYADAVRLCDEGLLEEIDASALTAAEDGTAATDDYIEGGVTDCFVATDVYSMVMVYNDEAFADAKPSTPADFFDLEAFPGSRTMRSGAKFNLEFALMADGVPAAEVYDTLATPEGVDRAFAKLDTIKDSVVWWEAGAQPPQLLADGEVSMAYAFNGRIFDAAMNDDQPFEIVWDGQIYEMEGWVIPKGAPNIEQALEFIAFSTAPANQARAAEFISYGPPRVSAAAMVGNIEGTEEPMGPHLPTTEANMGNALGSNLDFWVDYDSELNERFNAWLAG; from the coding sequence ATGAAAAAGACCCTGATTCTGACTTCGGCACTGACCAGCATGGCTTCCGCGGCCACGGCACAGGAAGTGAACCTTCTCAGCTGGGGCGGCGCCTATGGCAACTCGCATCTCGAAGCATACGCCAAGCCTTTCACCGCTGAAACCGGTATCGCCGTAAACATCGCGGATGCCGACAACCCCGCCACGCCGATCAAGGCGATGGTCGAGGCAGGCAATGTGACGTCCGACGTGGCATCTGTTGAATATGCCGATGCCGTGCGTCTGTGTGACGAAGGCCTGCTGGAAGAGATCGACGCATCGGCCCTGACCGCCGCCGAAGACGGCACGGCGGCAACGGATGATTACATCGAAGGCGGTGTGACGGATTGTTTTGTCGCGACCGACGTTTATTCGATGGTCATGGTCTATAATGACGAGGCATTCGCCGATGCCAAGCCGTCGACCCCGGCGGACTTCTTCGACCTTGAGGCCTTCCCGGGATCGCGCACGATGCGCAGCGGCGCGAAGTTCAACCTTGAATTCGCGCTGATGGCCGACGGCGTTCCGGCGGCAGAGGTTTATGACACGCTGGCTACCCCGGAAGGCGTCGACCGTGCCTTTGCCAAGCTGGACACGATCAAGGACAGCGTCGTCTGGTGGGAGGCCGGCGCACAGCCGCCGCAGCTTCTGGCCGATGGTGAAGTCAGCATGGCCTATGCCTTCAATGGCCGGATCTTCGATGCCGCGATGAATGACGATCAGCCGTTCGAGATCGTCTGGGACGGCCAGATCTATGAGATGGAAGGCTGGGTGATCCCAAAGGGTGCGCCGAATATAGAGCAGGCGCTTGAATTCATCGCTTTCTCGACCGCACCCGCCAATCAGGCCCGTGCTGCTGAGTTCATCAGCTATGGTCCGCCCCGTGTCTCCGCTGCTGCAATGGTCGGCAATATCGAAGGCACGGAAGAGCCGATGGGCCCGCATCTGCCGACGACAGAGGCGAATATGGGCAATGCGCTTGGCTCGAACCTCGATTTCTGGGTCGATTACGATTCGGAACTGAACGAGCGTTTCAACGCCTGGCTGGCAGGCTGA
- a CDS encoding ABC transporter ATP-binding protein, whose product MTKSTSDDGFVVFDHVQKSYDGQTLVVKDLNLSIGRGEFLTMLGPSGSGKTTCLMMLAGFETATHGQILLDGRNINDVPPHKRGIGMVFQNYALFPHMTVGENLSFPLEVRGMTKAERDDRIRRALDMVQMGQFANRRPAQLSGGQQQRIALARALVFDPKLVLMDEPLGALDKQLREHMQFEIKELHERLGVTVVYVTHDQGEALTMSDRIAVFNDGRIQQLAVPDDLYERPENSFVAGFIGENNALGGTIASLDGDKATVKLWNGDVIDATAVNIREVGQPTTVSIRPERIEFKPELMPQGAHTLLAEVIDVVYMGDILRTRLKIAGQDDFVMKSRNTLGQTRLSPGEEIRVGWHPQDARALDPV is encoded by the coding sequence TTGACGAAATCGACCAGCGATGACGGTTTTGTCGTCTTCGATCATGTGCAGAAAAGCTATGACGGCCAAACGCTTGTCGTGAAGGATCTTAACCTGTCGATCGGCAGGGGAGAGTTCCTGACTATGCTTGGCCCATCGGGATCAGGCAAGACGACTTGCCTGATGATGCTGGCCGGCTTTGAAACCGCGACCCACGGCCAAATCCTGCTGGATGGGCGCAATATCAACGACGTTCCGCCGCATAAACGCGGCATCGGCATGGTCTTTCAGAACTATGCGCTGTTTCCGCATATGACCGTTGGCGAAAACCTGTCCTTCCCGCTGGAAGTGCGCGGGATGACAAAGGCCGAACGCGATGATCGCATTCGCCGCGCATTGGACATGGTGCAGATGGGGCAATTCGCCAATCGTCGGCCGGCCCAGCTTTCCGGCGGTCAGCAGCAGCGTATCGCATTGGCTCGCGCGCTCGTCTTTGATCCCAAGCTGGTGCTGATGGATGAACCGCTTGGCGCGCTTGATAAGCAGCTACGCGAACACATGCAGTTCGAGATCAAGGAGTTGCACGAACGGTTGGGCGTGACGGTCGTCTATGTGACCCATGATCAGGGAGAGGCGCTGACGATGTCCGACCGCATCGCTGTGTTCAATGATGGGCGGATCCAGCAGTTGGCTGTGCCGGACGATCTGTATGAACGACCTGAGAACAGCTTTGTCGCCGGCTTCATCGGTGAAAACAACGCGCTTGGCGGAACGATTGCCAGCCTTGATGGCGACAAGGCCACGGTCAAGCTTTGGAATGGCGATGTCATTGACGCAACGGCGGTCAATATCCGCGAGGTCGGCCAGCCGACGACCGTATCCATCCGGCCGGAACGGATCGAGTTCAAACCCGAACTTATGCCCCAGGGTGCGCATACCCTGCTGGCAGAGGTGATCGACGTCGTTTATATGGGCGACATTCTGCGGACCCGGCTGAAGATCGCGGGGCAGGATGATTTCGTCATGAAAAGTCGCAATACACTGGGCCAGACACGGCTGTCGCCCGGCGAAGAAATCCGCGTTGGCTGGCATCCGCAGGATGCCCGCGCGCTTGATCCGGTTTAA
- a CDS encoding vWA domain-containing protein has translation MTADPKDDFYRLTSALRGQSPQPDPAAKRAAMMQAMKNFDELSKETDDEMRPTQDRPEKKAGFLRGVRDMFYNLTSKQALAATTSVAAICIGMFVILPLQDVGYQAPLGEVQAPAQEAVSSPEQAMTQPAEAQEQAEPQQPAQLQPPVSEEAAASVEVPQVEPPAAPIATADQSVQSGGAPNMADAAASRQSAPARSRAETEATANGSLLGVAPNAAFESMASADMAFEPPIGNAIILPEQNTETFANADSNPVKVTTEEPVSTFSADVDTASYAVVRDSLMSGYLPPAEAVRVEEMINYFPYSYPAPDAQAGAPFNASVAVMQTPWNADTQLVRIGLQGQMPAVDDRPPLNLVFLIDTSGSMQDPDKLPLLKQSLRMMLGQLRPEDQVAIVTYAGSAGQVLEPTAASDSAKILSALDRLDAGGSTNGAEGLELAYRAADSMAEDGEVSRILLATDGDFNVGISDPEGLEGYIARKRDAGTYLSVLGFGRGNLDDATMQAIAQNGNGQAAYIDTLQEAQKVLVDQLSGALFPIAGDVKLQVEWNPAEVAEYRLIGYETRALRREDFNNDKVDAGELGAGHAVTAIYEVTPLDSPALLNDSLRYQSDEAVGDADGELGFLRMRYKSPGESESQLIETPILAQQGEPDEDARFAAAIAGFGQLLTGASYLGEWGWDDAIALAQSGRGDDPFGYRNEAISLMRLAESLEASDAGSTVPQPGTRDFIE, from the coding sequence ATGACAGCTGACCCGAAGGACGATTTTTACCGCCTGACCAGTGCCTTGCGCGGGCAGTCCCCGCAGCCGGACCCTGCGGCAAAGCGCGCCGCGATGATGCAGGCGATGAAAAATTTTGACGAACTCTCCAAGGAAACAGACGACGAGATGCGTCCCACTCAGGACCGCCCGGAAAAAAAGGCGGGTTTTCTGAGAGGAGTTCGTGACATGTTTTACAATCTGACCAGCAAGCAGGCCCTCGCCGCCACCACATCCGTCGCCGCGATCTGTATCGGGATGTTCGTGATCCTGCCGCTTCAGGATGTCGGCTACCAGGCACCGCTGGGCGAGGTGCAGGCACCCGCGCAGGAAGCCGTATCGTCGCCGGAGCAGGCGATGACACAACCTGCAGAGGCGCAAGAGCAGGCGGAGCCGCAACAACCCGCGCAGTTGCAACCGCCTGTGTCCGAAGAGGCAGCGGCCTCTGTTGAAGTTCCACAGGTTGAACCACCGGCCGCACCGATAGCGACGGCGGACCAATCGGTTCAATCGGGCGGTGCGCCGAACATGGCCGACGCAGCCGCATCGCGACAATCGGCGCCAGCAAGAAGCCGTGCGGAAACCGAAGCTACTGCAAACGGATCCTTGCTGGGAGTCGCGCCGAATGCTGCTTTTGAAAGCATGGCCTCGGCAGATATGGCCTTCGAGCCCCCAATCGGGAATGCAATCATTCTGCCAGAGCAGAATACCGAGACCTTCGCAAATGCCGATAGCAACCCGGTCAAGGTGACCACGGAAGAACCGGTTTCGACTTTCTCGGCTGATGTCGATACTGCGTCCTACGCCGTGGTGCGCGACAGCCTGATGTCCGGCTATCTGCCACCGGCAGAGGCTGTGCGGGTCGAGGAAATGATCAATTATTTCCCCTACAGCTATCCGGCACCGGATGCTCAGGCCGGCGCGCCGTTCAATGCCTCGGTCGCGGTGATGCAGACGCCGTGGAACGCGGATACGCAACTAGTCCGCATCGGTCTGCAAGGACAGATGCCCGCTGTGGATGATCGTCCGCCGCTGAATCTGGTGTTCCTGATCGACACGTCAGGCTCGATGCAGGACCCCGACAAGCTGCCATTGCTCAAGCAATCGCTGCGTATGATGCTTGGCCAACTGCGCCCGGAAGATCAGGTTGCTATCGTGACCTATGCAGGTTCCGCCGGTCAGGTTCTGGAACCCACCGCGGCAAGCGACAGCGCCAAGATCCTGTCGGCGCTCGACCGGCTGGACGCCGGTGGCTCGACCAACGGTGCCGAGGGGCTGGAGCTTGCCTATCGCGCAGCCGACAGCATGGCCGAGGATGGCGAAGTCTCTCGCATTCTTCTGGCGACGGATGGTGATTTCAATGTCGGCATTTCCGACCCCGAAGGGCTTGAAGGATATATCGCCCGCAAGCGAGATGCGGGAACTTATCTGTCTGTCCTTGGCTTCGGTCGTGGCAATCTGGATGATGCAACGATGCAGGCTATTGCGCAGAACGGGAATGGTCAGGCCGCCTATATCGACACCTTGCAAGAGGCGCAAAAGGTCCTTGTCGATCAGCTTTCAGGCGCGCTTTTCCCGATTGCCGGTGACGTAAAGCTGCAGGTCGAATGGAACCCTGCCGAGGTCGCCGAATACCGCCTGATCGGCTATGAGACCCGCGCCTTGCGTCGCGAAGATTTCAACAATGACAAAGTCGATGCCGGAGAGCTTGGTGCGGGCCATGCTGTAACGGCGATCTATGAGGTCACGCCGCTCGACAGCCCGGCGCTGCTGAACGATTCTCTTCGCTATCAGTCAGACGAGGCGGTCGGTGATGCGGATGGAGAGTTGGGCTTCCTGCGGATGCGCTACAAATCGCCCGGCGAATCGGAGTCGCAGCTTATCGAAACCCCCATCCTTGCCCAGCAGGGCGAGCCTGACGAGGATGCGCGCTTTGCAGCCGCCATTGCAGGTTTCGGGCAATTGCTGACCGGTGCCAGCTATCTGGGCGAGTGGGGCTGGGATGATGCGATCGCTTTGGCTCAATCGGGCAGGGGCGATGATCCGTTCGGTTATCGCAACGAGGCGATCTCGCTGATGCGGCTGGCCGAAAGCCTTGAGGCCAGCGATGCCGGCAGCACCGTCCCGCAACCCGGCACGCGCGATTTCATCGAATAG
- a CDS encoding RNA polymerase sigma factor has product MEISDESLATAAGRGDREAFATLLDRHYDRLFGLCWRLTGQHAEAEDLTQDICASLPVKLKGWRNEARLTTWLYRVAVNAAHDRRRRAATHARAAAGWGDWERGRQAEISDAADAETWLRDAMAGLSDELRDTVALTLGEGLSQGEAAEVLGIPEGTVAWRMSEVKKRLRAVAQEEMQ; this is encoded by the coding sequence ATGGAAATTTCAGATGAATCGCTGGCAACGGCTGCGGGTCGCGGTGACCGCGAGGCATTCGCGACCTTGCTGGACAGGCATTATGATCGCCTGTTCGGACTTTGCTGGCGTCTGACAGGCCAACATGCGGAAGCAGAGGATCTGACGCAGGACATTTGTGCGTCCTTGCCCGTCAAGCTGAAGGGCTGGCGAAACGAGGCCCGGCTGACCACATGGTTATACAGGGTGGCGGTGAACGCCGCCCATGACCGTCGCAGGCGTGCGGCGACGCATGCGAGGGCCGCAGCAGGCTGGGGCGACTGGGAGCGCGGGCGACAGGCCGAGATCAGCGACGCGGCCGACGCAGAAACATGGCTGCGCGATGCAATGGCCGGATTGTCAGACGAATTGCGCGATACCGTCGCCCTGACACTGGGCGAGGGTTTGTCGCAGGGCGAAGCGGCCGAAGTCCTGGGCATACCAGAGGGAACCGTCGCCTGGCGTATGTCAGAGGTGAAGAAAAGGCTCCGCGCCGTCGCGCAGGAGGAGATGCAATGA